Part of the candidate division KSB1 bacterium genome, ACCGAAAAGAGCTTAATTGATTTAATCGTCCTCAACATCGAGGGAGGAAGTTTTATGAAAATGACCGAGTCAGAATCCGCTGGCGTTGTTATTTTAGAGTTGTCCGGAAAAATAATGGGCGGCCCGGACGCCACTTTGTTGAACGACAAGCTGCATGAATTAATCGAAGCGGGCAAGACCAAAATTGTCGCCAATCTTAAAGGCGTAAATTGGATGAACAGCTCCGGCCTTGGCATTCTCA contains:
- a CDS encoding STAS domain-containing protein, which codes for MKMTESESAGVVILELSGKIMGGPDATLLNDKLHELIEAGKTKIVANLKGVNWMNSSGLGILIGGLTTMRNSGGDLKLADITDRIQSLLMITKLLTVFETFDTIDQAIESFS